ATGGAAAAGGTTCTTAGACTGTCACCTCGATACTGCTAGGCCATTGATTCTTTGGTATGCTTATGATCGagtcattatatatctacaggtaTTCTCATTACAAGAAACTACGTGAATCAATTGACAAGTATGAAGGTGGCTTGGAGGCGTTTTCTCGTGGTTATGAGAAGTTAGGCTTTACTCGGAGGTATTACTAAATAAATTTCTACTTACCGTGATTTTGTGATAATAGTGAAGCATTATACCACTTGAATTGGATAGTAAAATGCGATTTCATGATGTACTTGTATTATTATGCCTTTTAAGTTAAAAATGCATTGAATTAATATGCATCAGAAGGCCAATCTTCATACATTATTGCCATGCAATTCTAGCTCTCTACAATTGTCAACAAAGTTATTATTGTGCTGAGTTTATTGTATTAATCTGCATTACATTTATTCTTTGTCAGTGAGACAGGTATCACATACAGGGAATGGGCTCCTGGAGCAAAGGTTTGTGTCTTTAACATTATGAATTCACATGGTTGAATGGGCAGGTTAATTGGTTcggtaatgggtcaaaatggtaAAAAAAACTTGGTGTTTGCTCAAACTGGTGGGATAACCCAAATCTGCATTGGCATGGTACCCATCCCACCTGCCCTGCCCATATTTTAAATACTATGATTTATagtgatatattttttttaaaacacctACGATCTTTTAACTATTTTATTAACTATGTCCTTTTTGAATTTTAGTCTGCTTCGCTCATTGGAGATTTCAACAGTTGGAACCCGAATGCTGATGTTATGACCCGGGTATGTTGTTCAGTTATCGTATCTGCTCTTaatttttcttgttcatctttaaTTAAACTGTAATGGTTACTTAGTGTCACATCATCCTAAATTGACTCAATAGTTGACCTTCTACTGTCAAATGAGATGCTCTTGTTAACTTAGTTAATATTTTGTGATCATTTCAATTTTGCGTGGGGACCTTCTCGATATCACAATTTCAATATCTGGCTTTGGAACTACTAAAATTTGGTTTCTAAATTCGTgttgactttatatatatatatatatatatatatatatatatatatatatatatatatatatatatatatatatatatatatatatatatatatttgattgatATCACAATCTCAATTCTAATGTGACCAGAATGAATTCGGTGTCTGGGAGATCTTTTTGCCGAACAATGCTGACGGCTCTCCACCTATTCCTCATGGTTCTCGAGTAAAGGTAGTATACTTTTCCTTAACTAACTGTAAAAATTTCATGTCTTTATTTGTCTTTTTGCATTTCTGTTCATATTGTTAATACTTGTAACATCTTATGACATAGTATTTAATTATTTGTAGATTCGTATGGATACTCCATCTGGCATCAAAGACTCTATTCCTGCTTGGATCAAGTTTTCTGTACAAGCTCCCGGCGAGATTCCGTATAATGGAATCTACTACGATCCCCCAGAAGAGGTACGTTTCCATTCtttaaattctcatcatctattcaaTGTGTATTGATGATTTATAATGAATATTTGAACAGGAGAAATACGTGTTTCAACATCCTCGGCCAAAGAAACCAAAATCTTTGAGGATTTATGAAGCACATGTGGGAATGAGTAGTACGGTATGCGTCTTCTTTCTCTTTCTCTCATGATATAAATTGAAATTTAATTGCCTTATTTTGTCTTCATTTTCTTCTAGTTTTATGttcatattcatatttatttatttgacTTCCATTATTTTCAGTGTAAAGCCAAGAAAGTATTTCTAGTGTAGTATCATGGCATGATTTTTGATTGCAAACAAAAAGTTTGTTTCACACTGATTATATATTATATCTGGAATAGGAACCTATGATCAACACCTATGCAAACTTTAGAGATGACGTTCTCCCTCGCATCAAAAAGCTTGGCTACAATGCTGTTCAAATTATGGCTATTCAAGAGCACTCGTATTATGCTAGCTTCGGGTAATTTACTCACTGATTTTCAtgtgtattttatttttatataataataatagtttacaatTTTCATTTATCTGATGCCACAAATCTCTTTTTTACAAACTCTTTATTAGTTATATTTGCATTCTTTCTTTGTGTTTGTTATCATAAtctttttgttttaaaaaaaatgtattttgtatAATGTGTTAGGTACCATGTGACGAATTTCTTTGCACCCAGCAGTCGTTGTGGGACTCCAGATGATCTTAAATCTATGATCGATAAAGCGCATGAGTTAGGACTTGTTGTTCTCATGGATATTGTGCACAGGTAACTATTATATCCGTTCGCGAATGTCTAAAGAGCTAACTAATTAATACTGCCATGTATTTTTGTAtctaattaaaattctaataatcgTTTGAATGCAGCCATTCATCAAACAACACTTTAGATGGTCTAAATATGTTTGATGGGACGGATAGTCATTATTTTCATTCTGGAGAACGAGGTTATCATTGGATGTGGGATTCTCGCCTTTTCAACTACGGACATTGGGAGGTTAAAAAATCTTTAAAACTCAACTAACGTGAATTCGTTATCATCATAAGTACTAGTTAAAAAACATGTTTTATTTCAGGTACTAAGATATCTTCTTTCAAATGCAAGATGGTGGCTGGATGAATATAAGTTCGACGGGTTCAGATTTGATGGTGTGACTTCAATGATGTACACACATCATGGATTACAGGTTCGTTACGTTTATTGTATTCAACATTCTAAATGGAACTATTCGAGCTAATTTCTGACGGTCGCATTTTCTCCTTAGGTAGCGTTTACCGGAAACTACAATGAATATTTCGGGTTGGCGACAGATGTTGATGCCGTGGTATACTTAATGTTGGTTAACGATCTTATTCATGGATTATTCCCCGAAGTCATATGTATCGGCGAAGATGTATGCTCTCTTTTTCCCTTCTAAAAATATGTGTACCGAATATGGCACCGTATCTTACTGATTTGGTCCTACATCATACTGTTAACGGGATTTGAACTTTGGATTAGTAGTTTTAGTTTCAGAACCGTTTTTTTATCTATGACTGATACGAAGTACGGGGACGTCTACACCCGGTACCCGTTATGGTTATATGATATCGCTTTATCATGATAGGCTGGTTTTTACAATTTTCATGGTTGCAGGTGAGTGGAATGCCCACATTCGGCATACCGGTACAAGATGGCGGTGTGGGGTTCGACTACCGTCTGCATATGGCTGTTGCTGATAAATGGATTGAGCTTCTCAAGTATGCAACTTCCATGTTTATAAGTTACTAGTTCCGTGTTTGTATGCTTTGGGTAACGGGTCTATATGTTCTTGGGGTCAAAATATGTAATTTTTTATGAAAGTCAAAATTGGTGAGATCGCGTTGATGTGTTTGTCCAGCTCAACCCAATTTCATTTGACCCATTAGGGTCAAAGTATAACCCCAGTTAACCAGTTAGAGACAAACTATAACTATTTATCCATAAATGGGTCGACATTACCACCTATACATACAAGGATAGATAGACAGCGTTACCTTGATGAACTCAATGGCAATAAAAAATTGATCCTACATGTACTTTATCTCTGATAATACAAAAATTGTTTGTTGATCATGGTGCTCTTTGGCATAGATTGAGGGACGAAGATTGGAAAATGGGCGATATTACTCACACACTTACCAATCGAAGATGGTCTGAGAAGTGTGTTTGTTATGCTGAAAGTCATGACCAAGCTTTAGTTGGAGATAAAACTATTGCATTTTGGCTTATGGATAAGGTTAGAACTATTTCGATTGcgatttaataattcataattttttGTTAATTCGCATTCTTATATACTTTTAAAAGAAAACATAGGCTGCTCTATCTTTGAACTTTTCATATTTAGCAATTTGGGTAATATTGACTGAGAAGTTTTTACCATGCTGATGTAGTTGAATGGCTACCATTATTTCTCAATGTAAGATGGTTCCCATTTAGTTATATGGATTGGTTCCACTTATATTTTATCTTAAACGGATCAAGATGTGCTTAGCCATTTCTACTTGTTGTAAAGTTTTTGAAATTGTTTGATTTTACAAAAATTATTCAAGTCCAGTCACCAAATTAGAAGTGAAAGTgatgctatatttttttttatcttcgTAATTGATAGTTATAACATTAAAAGCTTAataaaaattaaagattataaaagGTATAAGCATGCAAATTTTATATAAGTATTAAAACCTTAAGTTAAGTGACTGCGTGTTCATTTTCAAATACTTAAAATAAAGGGGAAAAATAGGCAACAAGATGATTTTTAGTAAAATAAGTAACATGTGCATGTTCATGTTCATGTTCATGATGTTCAGTTTGTTAAATATAACATGTGTTTACTTGAcaggatatgtatgaatatatggcGGTGGATGGACCCACGACTCCTCTAATTGATCGTGGTATAGCATTGCATAAAATGATCAGGCTTATTACAATGGGATTGGGTGGAGAAGGTTATTTGAATTTCATGGGAAACGAATTCGGTCATCCTGGTAAGCCTATGTATTTCGCATGATTATGTTCTTTATAATTAGTCTCTAATTATGCTTACTAAATTGTTAATGGTCGTTTGGACCCGTTTCTTGTTTGACCAGAGTGGATAGATTTTCCAAGAGCTGATCAACGTCTCCCTGATGGTAGATTTTCACCCGGGAATGGTAATAGTTTCGATAAATGTAGGCGTAGATTTGATCTGGTATGTTCATTCTGTATTCATActacaacattttttttatttcttttgaaagttagctgtttcttttttttttctttttttttttttttgatataaaaATTCAAACTGGACCCTCAAAATGAAATTTTTATAGTTGTCGAAGTTAAAAGATAACTCGTCAAGTAATGTGAAATGATATAAATGTATAGGGGGATGCAGAATATTTAAGATACCACGGGTTGCAAGAATTTGATCAGGCAATGCAGCATCTTGAAGAAGCTCATAATGTATGTAACTTTTTTTATGCACAATTGTTTTGTAATGTGGATCATTTTGTTTTAAACTTTTTTCAAAACTCGATTAATTGTGGATGTGCAGTTTATGAGTTCAGGACACCAGTATATATCACGAAAACACGAAACAGAGAGAGTAATCATATTTGAAAGAGAAGACTTGGTTTTCGTGTTTAATTTCCATTGGAATAACAGTTATTCAGATTACCGTGTTGGCTGTTTACACCCTGGTAAATATAAGGTACGCTTTTGTTCATATTTATTACTTTATTTAATTTTTAAAGGATTGTCCACTAAAAGGTCATTTTCTTTTTGTTTACATAAATCAAAGTTGTTAAATCCTTATATTATGTCTTTCAGGTTGCCCTCGACTCCGATGATATTTTATTTGGTGGATTTGGTAGACTCAACCATGAAGCCGAATTTTTCACTTTTGTAAGCTATTCTATTTATTTAACTTTATTTCCATTTTAGGGAACTTGCtttcaagatcaatgtttaaggacctatgttataagtttatagtcgttaAGGACCCATCAACTCGTTCCTTCCTATGATAAAAAAATACTTAAACATAGGTCCTCGAGATTTGATAAGTACGTTCCCTAAAATAGAAGTTGACCCAAAAGTACGTTCCTTTTTCGTGCCAGTTTTGACTaataaaaaagaaataaaaaaaaataatgcaaTCTTTCTGTTGTAGGAAGGACATCATGATAACAGACCTCGATCGTTCATGGTGTATGCACCTGCCAGAACCGCAGTGGTGTACAAGCTTGTAACCAATGATGCTGAACTAGAACCCACCACAGTTGCTAAGTGACTCCTATAAGTTTACTTCTTGCACGACATGTTATGCAGAACTCGATTAAACAGAGATTAAAGAACATGAACGTAAAGCTGTGAGGGAAATGTATCGGTTAAGTTGGCGGTCATGATGATCGGGCTTTTGAAGGAGTTTTCACTATTAAGTTGTTATTAGTCCTGATAATGTGCAACAATTGCGGGTAGTTAAGAACTTAATTTGTTGCAATgtatagttttagaaaacaaatgcTTTTACACTGAGATTGTAGTATGTGATCTTTATACGGAGTAGTATATAAATAAATGCTTCTTTTTGAAGTTTGACTAAAAAGATTATGGATGCTTTATGCTTAATTGCTTATGAATTCACAAAGCTGAAAAGAACTAATTCTTGTGGCTTTGGAGATTCACCCGCAATTACTCTGGGTCACAAAGCAGGTGGTCATTCGAAGATTAGTTAGATCATAAAGCAAGTCGGATAAAGGGCTAGTCGCCTAGTGGTATCGAGTTAACTCATCGACCTTTTAAGTTGTGGGTCAAGTCCTGTAAGTGAACTATTTGTAAATATTGATGACATGGATGCATGTTTTACTTTATAAAGAACTTTAAGATTTTGATTTAAGCTTTTCTACAGGATTTTTTGAGCCGATGGTTCCTGTTTGTACATCAATTTGTACGCCGCGTCCCTGTCATTCTTTTTAGCTCTAGTGATATCTTGATTTTACAAATGTTGTCTTTTTTTCGTTTAAAAAGTCCGTTAAGCACGATCACGTGATGTCATTTAAAATGAATTAAGCGTCTTTAAACGGCACACATGATGGCACTTAACGGAATTTTTTGACGAAAAATATACGGAGGAACCACCAAGGCAACATTTGTAAAATTAAAGGATCACCTGAGCTAAAAAATGACAGAGACGCGGCATGCAAAAGTTATGTATAAACGACAGGCCACCGGCACAAAAAAGTCATGAGCAATGCGCAGTGACACGGCATTCAAAGTCAGCCATCAAAACTTCAGAAAAAGAAAAAGTCAAATTATGTTGTACTACGTGCCACACAAGCGCGCTGCACAGTAAGCTGTTTGAATTTTTTTCTATAATAAGGACAAAAATGCTTAGAAAAACACATTTAATTTATGTAGTAGTTCAACCGCCCATGTATCCTGAATTTATTCGAATAGAATAGACGTGGCTAGCTTTCTCAACTCTTTTCTATATATCGCCAGACATTTCAATTTAaagtattttaaacttcacgaaaGGAGTAGAAGGCTGAAGTGGGCTAGCTAATTCATAAAACCAATTTATTTAATCTCAACGTTCAATGTGGTAGACATTAAAATAGTTTATACTTTAAAATATGCAAATAAATCATGCTCAGCCTCCTATAATAAATTAGTAAACATCATGTAATCAAATTGTTATGTATTTATGTGTCTATCGATCTCTAGAGGATCACAAACACACAATATGGCGCATCAAAACTCATCGGTGGCTCTTATTGTAGGGGTCACTGGAATGGTTGGTGTAGCCTTAACCGAAGCCTTAGCGAATCCAACCGCATTAGGCGGTCCATGGACCATTTACGGTGTATCACGACATTCTTTACCTTCTTGGTTCCCATCCTCCCTACTCAACAAACACATCATGTTAGACACTCTAAACAAACAAAACACACAAAAACTGCTTTCACCACTTTCCGCAAAAGTCACTCATGTTTTTTGGGTGGCTATAAGTGTCAACGACAACGAAGAAGTAAATATTTCTAAAAATTCCTCGATGTTATCAAATGTTCTTAACGCGTTAACTTCTTCCACTGACTCAAAACTCAGTCATGTAACGTTGCAAACGGGGACCAAACAATATATGGGGCCGATTTATGACCCAACGCTTTCATCTCAACTCGTGCCTTATGATGCACCATTTAGAGAAGATTATCCTAGACTACCTTTTCCAAATTTCTACTACGCTTTAGAAGATATTGTAGCTTCTTACCCGGAATCATTCACATATTCTATACAtcgttcttctataatcattggtgCATCAACGAGAAGTTATTATAATTCGCTCCTTTCTCTCTCGGTTTATGCATTGATCTGCAAACATGAAAATTATCCATTTAGGTACGTTATTCATTTTATCTGTCTAAATGTTTGTCTGAATGTATATCTAAGGATAAGGCTGTAAAGGTGATATATACCTACTTAAGATTTtgataaattcatttaagttcttaTATTGGAAATTAAATAACTTATCTTACTTTTGAACTAGGAGAAGAAATCATGTTCACCATTCTTTTAATGTATTTTTTTGTTTCAGAATGTAAAAAACGTAAGTTATAGtacttgttataattcagtaggcttataactacctttagtggtttgattcttgattaagaatactaataatgaagtgtaagaacaaagatgataatggagagaaagaagtaTAATACTTGTTGTAAGTATATTAGAATGGTGTGTTTATCTTGTACATATTGATGCATATTTATACTACAAAGAGTGTTACATATTTGACTTTTGTGAATTATATAAAATTGTTAGCCACCATTTCTTGACTTCTACTTCAATAATTGatgtattataacactcccccttggatgacaattttattagagagcaactagtactgcctcgttaaaaaccttgctaaagaaaacccagtgggaaaaaactttagctaagggaaaaagagtgcagcatagagttgactccccctcaagtagacatcgctgagttgttacatcttttgaacaagcctcatgccaatattgtgaacgtgtgttctgaaaatagcagttgagagtgctttggtgaaaagatcggcagagtttttgTTGGATtgtacatatctcatttcaatctggttgtccttaatgagaccttgagtgtatgagaagaatctagggggtatgtgttttgttcggtcacttttgatatacccttctttcatctgtgctatgcaagctgcattatcttcatagatagttgttggacttttatcgcgttctagtccaaaaacattttcgagtagtttcatataatgcaatcacttcgtcatgatttgatgatgttgcaacaagtgtttgttttaagaacgccatgattttgtggtacctccatttaggaatacatatcaagtttgagatttatctttatgaggatttgttgaatgacctgcatatacataatcaaccaaatcttgtttcgaagcgttagaataaaataattttaaattagcagttcctcaagggtatcaaaatatcggtttgatcccatttcaatgtctttttgtaggggttgaattgaaccttgtcaacaaattaactgcaaagaaATGTCAAGCCTTGTACAAtttataaaatacataataaccccaattgcactaagatatggaacttttgatctgtaaagatcttcatgatcttcacggggataaaatagatcagtgtcaatattgagtgatatatcaaccaatggttttgtctttaaaaaatgttttaaaatcttttcgatatagtttgtttgatgtacaagtaaaccattaggcatatgctcaatctgcaaaccaaggcaatacttggtttttccgagacctttcatttcaaattctttctttagaagttgaatgg
The window above is part of the Rutidosis leptorrhynchoides isolate AG116_Rl617_1_P2 chromosome 1, CSIRO_AGI_Rlap_v1, whole genome shotgun sequence genome. Proteins encoded here:
- the LOC139857014 gene encoding 1,4-alpha-glucan-branching enzyme 2-2, chloroplastic/amyloplastic-like translates to MVYTIPGIRLHTLPSISHSGGSDRRTVVAAASSTNFSLLMRKNSLTRKFLAGKSTYEPESPSFIVAATEKVLVPGSQSDGSSTDQLNATTDADTQDSTISQNESILADEDQLEGMTEKDYVDSPVLVEDIAVTTEEEPLVSLPDISEESEVIRQIVIPTPGSGQKIYEIDPLLSNHREHLEYRYSHYKKLRESIDKYEGGLEAFSRGYEKLGFTRSETGITYREWAPGAKSASLIGDFNSWNPNADVMTRNEFGVWEIFLPNNADGSPPIPHGSRVKIRMDTPSGIKDSIPAWIKFSVQAPGEIPYNGIYYDPPEEEKYVFQHPRPKKPKSLRIYEAHVGMSSTEPMINTYANFRDDVLPRIKKLGYNAVQIMAIQEHSYYASFGYHVTNFFAPSSRCGTPDDLKSMIDKAHELGLVVLMDIVHSHSSNNTLDGLNMFDGTDSHYFHSGERGYHWMWDSRLFNYGHWEVLRYLLSNARWWLDEYKFDGFRFDGVTSMMYTHHGLQVAFTGNYNEYFGLATDVDAVVYLMLVNDLIHGLFPEVICIGEDVSGMPTFGIPVQDGGVGFDYRLHMAVADKWIELLKLRDEDWKMGDITHTLTNRRWSEKCVCYAESHDQALVGDKTIAFWLMDKDMYEYMAVDGPTTPLIDRGIALHKMIRLITMGLGGEGYLNFMGNEFGHPEWIDFPRADQRLPDGRFSPGNGNSFDKCRRRFDLGDAEYLRYHGLQEFDQAMQHLEEAHNFMSSGHQYISRKHETERVIIFEREDLVFVFNFHWNNSYSDYRVGCLHPGKYKVALDSDDILFGGFGRLNHEAEFFTFEGHHDNRPRSFMVYAPARTAVVYKLVTNDAELEPTTVAK
- the LOC139857029 gene encoding 3-oxo-Delta(4,5)-steroid 5-beta-reductase-like; this encodes MAHQNSSVALIVGVTGMVGVALTEALANPTALGGPWTIYGVSRHSLPSWFPSSLLNKHIMLDTLNKQNTQKLLSPLSAKVTHVFWVAISVNDNEEVNISKNSSMLSNVLNALTSSTDSKLSHVTLQTGTKQYMGPIYDPTLSSQLVPYDAPFREDYPRLPFPNFYYALEDIVASYPESFTYSIHRSSIIIGASTRSYYNSLLSLSVYALICKHENYPFRFVGNKYSWEHFWDMSDARVLAEQQIWASVTKKAKNEAFNCTNGDVFSWKLLWKVLCDVFDVEFVTFDEKENFDFLEFMKNKGEVWDTIVEENGLYKTKMEEITCFKAIDITYKLKIQHVCSMNRSRQFEFHGYANTLASISFWVERLRQMKILP